From Salmo salar chromosome ssa04, Ssal_v3.1, whole genome shotgun sequence, one genomic window encodes:
- the LOC123742484 gene encoding uncharacterized protein isoform X2, whose translation MDRSDERIKRALRRRPYVLNPVRVNTPDSVMWPTGKVHRRPRPSTSAQTPQIHKRPPIIESCGQEQTSGDGRDINPEPLSQSGRVTRLMERNYDGVISSSNSDDISIYSFTDCESESDDEDHERRTPPLIVKDEEDGKVTKFEVRDMVEDDNLSLHSLDESDFLCDNGNDASAEDSPGPSKEPQRKGASLKDPRLVFSYICVFVC comes from the exons ATGGACCGTAGTGATGAGAGAATCAAAAGAGCTTTAAGGCGCCGCCCTTATGTG TTGAATCCAGTGAGGGTGAACACCCCTGATTCTGTGATGTGGCCAACCGGTAAGGTGCACAGAAGACCAAGGCCT TCTACTTCAGCGCAGACCCCTCAGATCCACAAAAGGCCT CCAATCATTGAGAGCTGTGGGCAGGAACAGACATCTGGGGATGGACGGGACATCAATCCAGAGCCTCTCAGCCAG tctggAAGGGTGACTCGGCTGATGGAGAGAAATTATGATGGGGTCATCTCATCCTCCAACTCTGATGACATCTCTATCTACTCCTTCACTGACTGTGAATCTGAG TCTGATGATGAGGATCATGAAAGGAGGACACCACCGCTGATAGTGAAGGATGAGGAGGATGGAAAGGTGACAAAGTTTGAAGTGAGGGATATGGTAGAGGACGAcaatctgtctctccactccttggATGAATCAGACTTTCTG TGTGATAATGGCAATGATGCCTCTGCTGAGGACAGTCCTGGGCCTTCAAAGGAACCACAGAGAAAAGGGGCTTCACTGAAGGACCCTCGACTGGTATTCTCTtacatttgtgtgtttgtgtgttag
- the LOC123742484 gene encoding uncharacterized protein isoform X1 produces MDRSDERIKRALRRRPYVLNPVRVNTPDSVMWPTGKVHRRPRPSTSAQTPQIHKRPPIIESCGQEQTSGDGRDINPEPLSQSGRVTRLMERNYDGVISSSNSDDISIYSFTDCESESDDEDHERRTPPLIVKDEEDGKVTKFEVRDMVEDDNLSLHSLDESDFLIIVAKPNILLPASVSALKKASRLTELVPTVRPCKEQQDKKTQWTNTNKESLRRIKKNWPP; encoded by the exons ATGGACCGTAGTGATGAGAGAATCAAAAGAGCTTTAAGGCGCCGCCCTTATGTG TTGAATCCAGTGAGGGTGAACACCCCTGATTCTGTGATGTGGCCAACCGGTAAGGTGCACAGAAGACCAAGGCCT TCTACTTCAGCGCAGACCCCTCAGATCCACAAAAGGCCT CCAATCATTGAGAGCTGTGGGCAGGAACAGACATCTGGGGATGGACGGGACATCAATCCAGAGCCTCTCAGCCAG tctggAAGGGTGACTCGGCTGATGGAGAGAAATTATGATGGGGTCATCTCATCCTCCAACTCTGATGACATCTCTATCTACTCCTTCACTGACTGTGAATCTGAG TCTGATGATGAGGATCATGAAAGGAGGACACCACCGCTGATAGTGAAGGATGAGGAGGATGGAAAGGTGACAAAGTTTGAAGTGAGGGATATGGTAGAGGACGAcaatctgtctctccactccttggATGAATCAGACTTTCTG ATTATTGTGGCCAAGCCCAACATCCTTCTCCCTGCCTCTGTGAGTGCCCTGAAGAAGGCATCACGCCTGACGGAGTTGGTCCCTACTGTCCGGCCCTGCAAGGAGCAGCAGGACAAGAAGACACAGTGGACCAACACCAACAAGGAGAGCCTGAGGAGGATTAAAAAAAACTGGCCTCCATAG
- the LOC123742484 gene encoding uncharacterized protein isoform X3, translating to MWPTGKVHRRPRPSTSAQTPQIHKRPPIIESCGQEQTSGDGRDINPEPLSQSGRVTRLMERNYDGVISSSNSDDISIYSFTDCESESDDEDHERRTPPLIVKDEEDGKVTKFEVRDMVEDDNLSLHSLDESDFLIIVAKPNILLPASVSALKKASRLTELVPTVRPCKEQQDKKTQWTNTNKESLRRIKKNWPP from the exons ATGTGGCCAACCGGTAAGGTGCACAGAAGACCAAGGCCT TCTACTTCAGCGCAGACCCCTCAGATCCACAAAAGGCCT CCAATCATTGAGAGCTGTGGGCAGGAACAGACATCTGGGGATGGACGGGACATCAATCCAGAGCCTCTCAGCCAG tctggAAGGGTGACTCGGCTGATGGAGAGAAATTATGATGGGGTCATCTCATCCTCCAACTCTGATGACATCTCTATCTACTCCTTCACTGACTGTGAATCTGAG TCTGATGATGAGGATCATGAAAGGAGGACACCACCGCTGATAGTGAAGGATGAGGAGGATGGAAAGGTGACAAAGTTTGAAGTGAGGGATATGGTAGAGGACGAcaatctgtctctccactccttggATGAATCAGACTTTCTG ATTATTGTGGCCAAGCCCAACATCCTTCTCCCTGCCTCTGTGAGTGCCCTGAAGAAGGCATCACGCCTGACGGAGTTGGTCCCTACTGTCCGGCCCTGCAAGGAGCAGCAGGACAAGAAGACACAGTGGACCAACACCAACAAGGAGAGCCTGAGGAGGATTAAAAAAAACTGGCCTCCATAG